One part of the Desulfovibrio sp. genome encodes these proteins:
- a CDS encoding glycine zipper domain-containing protein, producing MKKLLIVTLLAAIFASGIGCTNMSKTQQGVASGAALGALGGAGVAAIAGGSAAWGALAGAGVGALAGGIVGHEQSKGKAW from the coding sequence ATGAAAAAACTGTTGATTGTCACCTTGCTGGCGGCCATCTTTGCCAGCGGCATCGGTTGCACCAATATGAGCAAAACCCAGCAGGGCGTTGCCAGCGGTGCTGCGCTTGGCGCACTTGGTGGCGCTGGCGTAGCCGCCATTGCCGGCGGTTCTGCTGCCTGGGGCGCGCTGGCTGGCGCGGGTGTTGGCGCACTGGCTGGCGGTATCGTTGGCCATGAGCAAAGCAAGGGCAAGGCCTGGTAG
- a CDS encoding 4Fe-4S binding protein, translating into MSTNVHAVYFSPTGSSRAMAQEAASVLAQELGLTHAEDWDWTFPGGRAAAYSPNAGDVLVFAFPVYAGRVPQLLLEPLGRLAGQGVYVVPLAVYGNRHYDDALLEAVELLYVQQFSVLAAGAFVAEHSYTRKVGAGRPDAQDMAALAAFARKAARRIAQGPGERVHVPGNRPYKTLPPAVDIRPRTFDTCTGCGLCASVCPVGVISDAAPHLTAQGCIRCCACVKICPEEARVFDDPLVTRIVGMLETNCLTRRKPETFVVGQEQ; encoded by the coding sequence ATGTCCACAAACGTGCACGCAGTATATTTCAGCCCCACTGGCAGCAGCCGCGCCATGGCGCAGGAAGCAGCCAGTGTTCTGGCGCAGGAGCTTGGGCTTACCCATGCCGAAGACTGGGACTGGACATTCCCCGGAGGGCGTGCAGCGGCATATTCGCCCAATGCGGGTGATGTGCTGGTTTTCGCCTTTCCCGTTTATGCGGGGCGTGTACCGCAGTTGCTGCTTGAGCCGCTTGGACGGCTTGCCGGGCAGGGTGTGTATGTCGTGCCGCTGGCCGTGTATGGCAACAGACACTATGACGACGCCCTGCTGGAAGCGGTTGAGCTGCTCTATGTGCAGCAGTTTTCTGTATTGGCCGCAGGGGCCTTTGTGGCAGAGCACAGCTATACGCGCAAGGTTGGCGCTGGCCGACCAGATGCGCAGGACATGGCAGCCCTGGCCGCGTTTGCCCGCAAGGCGGCCAGGCGAATTGCCCAGGGGCCGGGGGAGAGAGTGCATGTCCCCGGCAACCGCCCGTACAAGACCCTGCCGCCAGCTGTGGATATCCGGCCAAGGACGTTTGACACCTGTACCGGCTGCGGTCTGTGTGCGAGTGTTTGCCCTGTGGGTGTCATCAGCGACGCCGCACCGCACCTGACTGCGCAAGGCTGCATACGCTGTTGCGCCTGCGTTAAGATCTGCCCTGAAGAAGCCAGAGTTTTCGACGATCCGCTGGTAACCAGGATTGTGGGCATGCTAGAGACCAACTGCCTGACACGCCGCAAACCTGAAACATTTGTTGTCGGGCAGGAGCAGTAG
- a CDS encoding HD domain-containing phosphohydrolase, translating to MVAEQRKVLDVPMNINEEYYQISGEILSSFPKFRPPVDLFSFREDIAVLAPYCLKGARLSSEQVEEVANLCAAGDLFVSRSDHPIYSRHIVKQLDLVLQDNNLKEAEIADICIRALLMRCTEFFDQPVKALFDPLYRDVMVVTEYLWNDKHHINTFMRRLFRKNHLARHSINTMIVGLWIWLQGAGELRRKDLDRMAVALLLHDVGMCKVPPFLLSKAGPLKQEERDKIVPHPIVGVRLMQKMDVAFEELLRACFEHHERLDGSGYPQRTKSAQSTRPGRLCAVADSFAAMICERPYRKAKDILQAAKELTSDSRYDQEFANALFGGFAAGTIGLMVDMDLAVDTPQPE from the coding sequence ATGGTCGCAGAGCAGAGGAAAGTTCTCGATGTTCCCATGAACATCAACGAAGAATACTACCAGATAAGTGGTGAAATTCTGTCGAGCTTTCCCAAGTTTCGGCCTCCGGTAGATCTTTTCAGCTTTCGTGAGGATATCGCTGTTCTTGCGCCCTACTGTCTCAAGGGTGCGCGCCTGAGCAGCGAGCAGGTTGAAGAAGTGGCGAACCTGTGTGCGGCGGGTGACCTTTTTGTTTCCCGCTCAGACCACCCCATTTATTCGCGCCACATAGTCAAGCAGCTTGACCTTGTACTGCAGGACAACAACCTGAAAGAAGCGGAAATTGCAGATATCTGCATACGAGCCCTGCTCATGCGGTGCACCGAATTCTTTGACCAGCCCGTCAAGGCGCTGTTTGACCCTCTGTACCGCGACGTTATGGTGGTGACCGAATACCTGTGGAACGACAAGCATCACATAAATACGTTTATGCGTCGCCTGTTCCGCAAAAACCATCTGGCACGGCACTCCATCAACACCATGATCGTGGGCCTGTGGATATGGCTGCAAGGTGCTGGCGAACTGCGTCGCAAGGATCTGGACCGCATGGCTGTGGCCCTTTTGCTGCACGATGTGGGCATGTGCAAGGTTCCACCCTTTTTGCTGAGCAAGGCTGGCCCCCTCAAGCAGGAAGAAAGGGACAAGATAGTGCCTCACCCCATTGTGGGCGTAAGGCTGATGCAAAAGATGGACGTTGCATTTGAAGAACTGCTTCGCGCCTGTTTTGAGCACCATGAACGTCTCGACGGTTCGGGCTATCCCCAGCGTACCAAGAGTGCCCAGTCCACCAGACCGGGCCGTCTGTGCGCGGTGGCCGATTCCTTCGCAGCCATGATCTGTGAAAGACCGTATAGAAAGGCCAAGGACATTCTTCAGGCAGCCAAGGAACTGACCAGCGACTCGCGCTATGATCAGGAATTTGCTAACGCCCTGTTTGGCGGCTTTGCAGCAGGAACCATCGGACTGATGGTGGACATGGATCTGGCAGTGGATACTCCACAGCCTGAATAG
- the pyk gene encoding pyruvate kinase yields MRTKIVATIGPASNSKEKLQELAEAGVSVFRLNFSHGGAADFVTIIKNIREVEAALGRPITIMQDLSGPKIRLGVLPETSITVTKGMKLLLGPSDRHTDDFPYLPFDHEVILESLEPGDRMVLADGGLQFVVTECRADGLVMLQADNSGIVTSRKGLALPGKATKVRALTDKDKKDLTDGLKLGVDAVAISYVQTADDVREAKELIAAAGKNVPVVVKLERQSAVDNLAEILHETDVVMVARGDLGVECPLPLLPALQKRIISACNKVSKPVIVATQMLLSMVNSPAPTRAETTDVANAVLDGADCVMLSEETAMGNFPVETVHYMRRITDEAERLLLLNRKLEEPDSDKGIPEFLAYSACLLADKASAKAIVSHSLTGSSARQVSARRPPQSIYALTPDPVSIKALNFVWGVKPIFVENPHEEPSHLIRAESFIHNSPDFEPDDCAVITAGQVKGSSSTPRGTNLVKIYWK; encoded by the coding sequence ATGAGAACGAAAATTGTCGCTACTATCGGTCCCGCCTCCAACAGCAAAGAAAAACTGCAAGAACTGGCTGAAGCCGGAGTCAGTGTATTCCGTCTCAACTTTTCGCACGGTGGAGCTGCGGATTTTGTCACTATCATCAAGAATATACGCGAGGTAGAAGCCGCGCTTGGACGGCCCATCACCATCATGCAGGACCTTTCCGGCCCCAAGATCCGTCTTGGTGTGCTGCCGGAAACCAGCATTACGGTAACCAAGGGCATGAAGCTGCTGCTTGGCCCCAGCGACCGCCACACGGACGACTTTCCCTATCTGCCCTTTGACCACGAGGTTATTCTTGAAAGCCTCGAACCCGGCGACCGCATGGTGCTGGCCGACGGCGGTCTGCAGTTTGTGGTAACCGAGTGTCGGGCTGATGGTCTGGTGATGCTTCAGGCCGACAATTCGGGCATTGTTACCTCGCGCAAGGGCCTGGCCCTGCCCGGCAAGGCAACCAAGGTGCGCGCCCTGACCGATAAGGACAAAAAAGACCTTACGGACGGCCTTAAGCTGGGTGTTGACGCCGTGGCTATCTCGTATGTGCAGACAGCCGACGACGTGCGCGAAGCCAAGGAGCTCATCGCCGCTGCGGGCAAAAACGTACCCGTGGTTGTGAAGCTTGAACGCCAGAGCGCGGTGGATAACCTGGCAGAAATTCTGCACGAGACTGACGTGGTCATGGTGGCGCGCGGCGACCTCGGCGTGGAATGCCCCCTGCCCCTGCTGCCTGCCCTGCAGAAACGCATCATCAGTGCCTGCAACAAGGTATCCAAGCCTGTTATCGTCGCCACGCAGATGCTGCTTTCAATGGTCAACAGCCCCGCCCCCACCCGCGCGGAAACCACGGACGTGGCCAATGCCGTACTTGACGGGGCCGACTGCGTGATGCTTTCGGAAGAAACAGCCATGGGCAACTTCCCCGTTGAAACAGTGCACTATATGCGCCGCATAACGGACGAAGCCGAGCGCCTGTTGCTGCTCAACCGTAAACTTGAAGAACCCGATAGCGACAAGGGTATTCCCGAATTTCTGGCGTACTCAGCCTGCCTGCTGGCCGACAAGGCCTCGGCCAAGGCCATTGTTTCGCACAGCCTCACGGGCAGCTCGGCCCGGCAGGTTTCGGCCCGCCGTCCCCCGCAGAGCATCTATGCGCTCACGCCCGATCCGGTTTCCATCAAGGCGCTCAACTTTGTGTGGGGTGTGAAGCCCATATTTGTGGAAAACCCGCACGAAGAGCCCAGTCACCTCATTCGTGCCGAAAGCTTCATCCACAACAGCCCGGATTTTGAACCGGACGATTGCGCAGTTATCACAGCTGGTCAGGTCAAGGGGTCTTCATCCACCCCTCGCGGTACCAACCTTGTAAAAATTTACTGGAAGTAG
- a CDS encoding division/cell wall cluster transcriptional repressor MraZ, with product MKKLFTKSLSRSLDPKGRLMLPPEYRDGLIADGGSGTFWLTAFYGRLVAYLPADWDLVTEQLSSIPMPSPRLSHFKTKVMGLAQELEPDAQGRVRIPQVLMHEAKLHKDVMLVGMLNKFEIWDQASFNALQLEDVSEELTGLGINLSL from the coding sequence GTGAAAAAGCTGTTCACTAAAAGCCTTTCCCGCAGCCTTGACCCCAAGGGGCGACTCATGCTGCCGCCGGAATACCGTGATGGACTCATTGCGGACGGCGGCTCTGGCACGTTTTGGCTCACCGCTTTTTACGGACGGCTTGTTGCGTATCTGCCCGCAGACTGGGATCTGGTAACCGAGCAGCTCAGCAGCATCCCCATGCCCTCGCCACGGCTTTCGCACTTCAAGACCAAGGTAATGGGTCTTGCCCAGGAGCTCGAACCTGATGCTCAGGGCCGGGTGCGCATACCGCAGGTGCTCATGCACGAGGCGAAACTACACAAGGACGTAATGCTTGTGGGGATGCTGAACAAATTTGAAATCTGGGATCAGGCCAGCTTCAACGCCTTGCAGCTTGAGGATGTTTCCGAAGAGCTCACGGGGCTTGGCATAAATCTCAGCCTATAG
- the rsmH gene encoding 16S rRNA (cytosine(1402)-N(4))-methyltransferase RsmH produces the protein MTEIMNNNAEPVRHVPVLSAETLEALSPRAGGRYLDGTLGLGGHASAVLGTAPDIELCGLDRDEEAMALARQRLAIFGNRAHFFHCNYSDFTGPLAELGWDKIDGALLDIGVSSLQLDEAGRGFSFIGDGPLDMRMDQNSGQPSAWHWVNRESFAKLKECIAMLGEEPQAGRIARVIVEARQKASIDTTAELAALVEKAYPAAWRAKARRHPATRTFQALRMAVNDELGELRRFLDNILAYLPIGGRLAVITFHSLEDRMVKQAMRHWAEGCRCPRHVPVCVCHHQPEVRILFKKPVTATPEELAVNPRSSSAKLRAVEKIAEATGS, from the coding sequence ATGACTGAAATCATGAATAATAACGCAGAACCCGTACGGCATGTGCCGGTTCTTTCTGCCGAAACGCTGGAAGCCCTTTCCCCGCGCGCTGGCGGCAGGTATCTGGATGGAACCCTTGGGCTGGGCGGTCATGCCTCGGCTGTGCTTGGCACAGCCCCCGATATTGAGCTGTGCGGCCTCGACCGCGACGAAGAGGCCATGGCTCTTGCCAGACAGCGGTTGGCGATTTTTGGCAACCGGGCGCACTTTTTCCACTGCAATTACAGCGATTTTACCGGCCCGCTGGCAGAGCTTGGCTGGGACAAGATAGACGGAGCGCTGCTTGATATCGGCGTTTCTTCCCTGCAGCTTGATGAAGCAGGGCGTGGATTCAGCTTTATTGGCGACGGCCCGCTTGATATGCGCATGGACCAGAATTCTGGCCAGCCTTCCGCCTGGCACTGGGTCAACCGCGAAAGCTTTGCCAAACTCAAGGAATGCATCGCTATGCTGGGCGAGGAACCCCAGGCTGGACGCATCGCCCGCGTGATTGTTGAAGCGCGCCAAAAGGCCAGCATCGACACCACTGCAGAGCTGGCGGCACTGGTCGAAAAGGCCTATCCCGCAGCCTGGCGCGCCAAGGCCCGTAGGCATCCGGCCACGCGTACCTTTCAGGCGCTGCGCATGGCCGTAAACGACGAGCTGGGCGAACTGCGCCGCTTTCTCGACAATATTCTGGCCTATCTGCCCATTGGCGGCAGGCTGGCTGTCATCACCTTTCATTCGCTTGAAGACCGCATGGTCAAGCAGGCCATGCGCCACTGGGCCGAGGGCTGCCGCTGCCCGCGCCATGTGCCGGTATGCGTGTGCCATCATCAGCCCGAAGTGCGCATCCTGTTCAAAAAGCCTGTAACGGCCACACCCGAAGAGCTGGCGGTCAATCCCCGGTCAAGCAGCGCCAAGCTGCGCGCGGTGGAAAAAATCGCCGAGGCTACCGGGTCATGA
- a CDS encoding penicillin-binding transpeptidase domain-containing protein, with the protein MFKLSSRKRNVSSAVPARSSKQQANRNVSAAKIAGLKPSWMGDVDWGRARIKMVVSIFCMLWVGLWARAWYLQMMEGPRLAERARRQHTATELVTGRRGMIFDRNGQVLARSVEAKSVYARPQDISDYQAMANTLGPILGVEPQKLYDELAQTKRRFVWLKRKVDDYTAEAVRKANINGIGLSKEYDRVYPFKHMAGQLLGFVGLDDKGLEGLERSLDARLGCIPTRQIVQRDAMGRRFYLHEEGQSEPVGQDLTLTIDMQMQFFVEEAVARTVREYDARWGGALVVDVASGEIMAWAQYPFFNPNNYKDFSPLVYRNRLAADALEPGSTFKPFVMAAAIQEHKVTPNTLIDCEGGKWVAKNFTIRDTSRQGILPASKVLRYSSNIGMAKIGLSMGAPTFYKYMHALGFGQRTGVPVSESRGILRAPRDWSEVDVMSTSFGQSISVTGLQMAQAYLTLLNNGVYKPLRLTREDGVVDEVHPRVYSETAVREVMRMMRDVVEESDGTGKRARVDGIDVGGKTGTAQKADHRSGTYGSKRLASFVGFFPADKPKYFVLVMVDEPTRNQFGGVVAAPVFKEVATRMVTYTGMFNETKIAEAEKNASTGEGPVTRARQRGLKLAVLDAPYVAESRKLEAPKQADGMRLPGHLAKASSKVPDVMGKSVRNAVELFARAGVVPELKGSGSRVVKQTPAPGAAWPEEGKSIEYILWLSER; encoded by the coding sequence ATGTTCAAACTCAGCTCTCGCAAACGCAACGTGTCCAGCGCAGTTCCTGCACGTTCTTCCAAGCAGCAGGCCAATCGCAATGTGTCTGCCGCCAAGATTGCCGGTCTGAAGCCCTCCTGGATGGGCGATGTGGACTGGGGCCGGGCTCGCATCAAGATGGTTGTAAGCATCTTCTGCATGCTTTGGGTCGGTCTGTGGGCGCGCGCGTGGTACCTGCAGATGATGGAAGGCCCGCGCCTGGCTGAACGTGCGCGCAGGCAGCACACTGCCACAGAGCTGGTTACCGGTCGCCGGGGCATGATTTTTGACCGTAACGGTCAGGTGCTTGCCCGCAGCGTCGAGGCAAAATCCGTTTATGCGCGCCCGCAGGATATTTCTGACTATCAGGCCATGGCCAACACCCTTGGCCCCATTCTGGGCGTGGAACCGCAGAAGCTGTACGACGAACTGGCGCAGACCAAGCGCCGCTTTGTGTGGCTGAAGCGCAAGGTTGACGACTACACCGCCGAGGCAGTGCGCAAGGCCAACATCAATGGCATCGGCCTGAGCAAGGAATACGACCGCGTGTATCCCTTCAAGCACATGGCCGGGCAGCTGCTGGGTTTTGTGGGCCTGGACGACAAGGGCCTTGAAGGTCTTGAACGTTCGCTTGATGCGCGTCTTGGCTGCATTCCCACCCGCCAGATCGTGCAGCGCGACGCCATGGGCCGCCGTTTTTACCTGCATGAAGAAGGGCAGAGTGAGCCCGTGGGGCAGGATCTGACCCTGACCATTGACATGCAGATGCAGTTTTTTGTGGAAGAAGCCGTCGCCCGCACCGTGCGCGAATATGACGCCCGATGGGGCGGCGCGCTGGTGGTTGACGTGGCCTCGGGCGAGATCATGGCCTGGGCGCAGTATCCCTTCTTCAATCCCAACAACTACAAGGACTTTTCGCCGCTGGTGTACCGCAACAGGCTTGCTGCCGACGCTCTGGAGCCCGGTTCTACCTTCAAGCCTTTTGTGATGGCGGCCGCCATTCAGGAACACAAGGTCACGCCCAACACGCTCATCGACTGCGAGGGCGGCAAGTGGGTGGCCAAGAACTTTACCATCCGCGATACGTCGCGTCAGGGCATACTGCCTGCCTCCAAGGTGCTGCGGTATTCCTCCAACATCGGCATGGCCAAGATCGGCCTGTCCATGGGCGCGCCCACTTTTTACAAATACATGCATGCTCTGGGCTTCGGGCAGCGCACGGGTGTGCCCGTGTCCGAGAGCCGTGGTATTCTGCGCGCCCCGCGTGACTGGAGCGAAGTGGACGTCATGTCTACCTCGTTTGGTCAGAGTATTTCTGTCACCGGCCTGCAGATGGCTCAAGCCTACCTTACCCTGCTTAACAACGGCGTGTACAAGCCCCTGCGCCTCACGCGTGAAGACGGCGTGGTGGATGAAGTGCACCCCCGCGTGTATTCCGAAACCGCCGTGCGCGAAGTCATGCGCATGATGCGCGATGTTGTTGAAGAGAGCGATGGTACAGGTAAACGCGCCCGCGTTGACGGCATTGACGTGGGCGGCAAGACCGGTACGGCCCAGAAGGCCGACCACAGGTCTGGTACATACGGCAGCAAGCGTCTGGCTTCGTTTGTGGGCTTCTTTCCCGCTGACAAGCCCAAGTATTTTGTGCTGGTCATGGTTGACGAACCCACCCGTAACCAGTTCGGTGGTGTTGTGGCTGCCCCTGTGTTCAAGGAAGTGGCCACGCGCATGGTTACCTACACGGGCATGTTTAACGAAACCAAGATCGCCGAGGCGGAAAAAAACGCGTCTACCGGCGAAGGCCCAGTGACCAGGGCGCGCCAGCGCGGGCTCAAGCTTGCGGTTCTGGATGCCCCTTATGTTGCCGAATCCAGAAAGCTTGAAGCCCCCAAGCAGGCAGACGGCATGCGCCTGCCCGGCCATCTTGCCAAGGCAAGCAGCAAGGTGCCGGACGTGATGGGCAAATCTGTGCGTAACGCGGTAGAGCTGTTTGCCCGCGCCGGTGTGGTGCCAGAGCTCAAGGGCTCGGGCAGCAGGGTGGTGAAGCAGACTCCTGCCCCTGGTGCTGCATGGCCTGAAGAAGGCAAAAGCATCGAATATATTCTCTGGCTTTCAGAAAGGTAA
- a CDS encoding UDP-N-acetylmuramoyl-L-alanyl-D-glutamate--2,6-diaminopimelate ligase, whose amino-acid sequence MEREFAALLEQCRRGGIEVRVDSRQVSTGDIFVAVPGVNEDGARFIPAAVAAGASIVVCRPGGAEEAAALAGGCRVVHHSDPREALWRLAEARWRTSELPLKIVGVTGTNGKTTCSYLLEQLFAQAGHKLGVMGTVSYRWPGHNEAAPLTTPDALSVHAMLAEMAKAGVDVAVMEVSSHAIDQQRVCGVPFSGAAFTNLTQDHLDYHKNMESYFQVKARLFLELPRPDKAMAVNADDPWGRRLLELCPTALSFGLQKGALNKRHLWGELLSAGTEGCHMRMHLEGSKWELRSPLVGAFNASNLLAVQAVALEMGIEPEAFKSLESFTGVSGRLERVENPQGLNVFVDYAHTPDALENVLQALRGAGFKRVVTVFGCGGNRDRTKRPLMGEAVARWSDVAVLTSDNPRFEEPEAILQDVLPGLKAAREVVVEVDRREATIKALKMLGKDDALLIAGKGHEDYQIIQGVKHHYSDQEVVREFLHCA is encoded by the coding sequence ATGGAACGGGAATTTGCAGCCCTTCTTGAACAGTGCAGACGCGGCGGCATTGAAGTGCGCGTTGATTCGCGTCAGGTATCCACCGGTGACATTTTTGTTGCCGTGCCGGGTGTTAACGAAGACGGGGCCCGTTTTATTCCCGCCGCAGTGGCAGCTGGCGCTTCCATTGTTGTGTGCCGCCCCGGCGGGGCGGAAGAAGCCGCTGCCCTTGCTGGCGGCTGCCGCGTTGTGCACCATTCCGACCCGCGCGAGGCTCTGTGGCGTCTGGCCGAGGCCCGCTGGCGCACCAGCGAGCTGCCGCTCAAGATCGTGGGCGTTACGGGCACCAACGGCAAAACCACCTGCTCATACCTGCTTGAACAGCTCTTTGCCCAGGCCGGGCACAAGCTTGGCGTGATGGGCACGGTCAGTTACCGCTGGCCGGGTCATAACGAGGCCGCGCCCCTCACCACTCCCGATGCCCTGAGCGTACACGCCATGCTGGCAGAAATGGCCAAGGCTGGCGTTGATGTGGCCGTGATGGAAGTCTCCTCGCACGCCATCGACCAGCAGCGTGTGTGTGGCGTGCCTTTCTCTGGCGCGGCCTTCACCAACCTCACGCAGGACCATCTTGACTACCACAAGAACATGGAAAGCTACTTTCAGGTCAAGGCGCGTCTCTTCCTCGAGCTGCCCCGTCCTGACAAGGCCATGGCCGTCAATGCCGACGACCCCTGGGGCCGCCGCCTGCTCGAGCTTTGCCCCACGGCGCTTTCCTTTGGCCTGCAAAAAGGCGCACTGAACAAGCGTCACCTCTGGGGCGAGCTGCTCTCTGCCGGTACGGAAGGCTGCCACATGCGCATGCATCTCGAGGGCAGCAAGTGGGAACTGCGTTCACCCCTGGTGGGCGCGTTCAATGCTTCGAACCTTCTCGCCGTGCAGGCAGTTGCCCTCGAAATGGGCATCGAACCCGAGGCCTTCAAATCTCTAGAAAGTTTTACGGGAGTGAGCGGACGCCTTGAGAGGGTAGAAAATCCTCAAGGACTTAACGTGTTTGTTGATTACGCACACACGCCCGACGCACTCGAAAACGTTTTGCAGGCCCTGCGCGGGGCTGGATTCAAACGCGTTGTTACGGTATTTGGCTGCGGCGGCAATCGTGATCGCACCAAGCGCCCGCTCATGGGCGAGGCTGTGGCGCGCTGGTCAGATGTGGCAGTGCTCACCTCTGACAACCCGCGTTTTGAAGAGCCGGAAGCAATCCTGCAGGATGTTCTGCCCGGCCTCAAGGCCGCCCGCGAGGTGGTTGTTGAGGTTGACCGCCGCGAGGCGACCATCAAGGCCCTGAAAATGCTCGGCAAGGACGATGCCTTGCTTATTGCGGGCAAGGGCCATGAGGATTATCAGATCATCCAGGGTGTCAAACACCACTACAGCGACCAGGAAGTAGTTAGGGAGTTTTTGCATTGCGCCTGA